GTGTCGGTGGACTTGGTGGAAATTGAACGGACTTCCGATAGTTTACGATCGCGGATTCTCAGTGAAGGGCGGGTGTTATGACGGAATATCTCACCCTAAGTGCAGTGATTCGCCAAAAGCTGGCGGAGTTAAGCCAAATTGTCGATCGCATTAATGCTATTCGGCAACGCATTGAAACCACAGAAGAGGATGAGTTTTATCTGGATGCGATTGCCCTGAATTTACATGGGTTTTATACCTGTCTGGAGCAGATTTTTGAAGCGATCGCCCGCACGATCGGTGAGGGAATGCCAACGGGAAGCCATTGGCATCAAGCGTTATTGTTACAAATGTCGGTAGCGGTGCCCACCGTACGCCCAGCGGTGATTAGTCAAGCCAGTCGACAGCGGTTGGATACCTATCGCGGCTTTCGGCATGTGGTCCGCAATGTGTATACGTTTAATTTGGAAGCAGCACGGGTTCTGGCTTTGGCGATGGATCTGACGCTTTGTTATGACCAGGTTGTGGCAGATCTCGACCAGTTTTGTCAATTTCTCGATCGCATGGGTCAAGAACCGGAGGAATAGAACAATGGTAGGCGCTCCCCTTTGGCGAATGTTGGAAGGCCAAACAATTCAAGAGCAATATCACCTGGAAGAATTTCTAGGTGCTGGTGGTTATGGCGGTGTCTTTCGGACGACGGAGGTGATCCGCGATCGCGTGATTCGCCAGGTAGCAGTGAAGCTAATCTGTATTGATGATGTCGATCGCCAATGACAAGAGTTAATCACGGCCCTGAGTGTTGATCATCCCAACTTGTTGCGGCATTTTGTAGCAGGCGAAGTCAGGGTGAATCAACACCAATTTTTCGGCTCTTCTGAGTTTATGGTGGGGGCGCTACGCGCCCCCACCATAAACTCAGCATTTGCGATCGTTTATTTGTAGCTGCTGATACTGCTTACCCCAAAATCCCAGAAGAACCAATTTTTCTGTTTATTGATGGAGTTGGCAGAGGGTAGTCTAGAGCAACGGTTAGACTGGATGCGGCGTAATTTTAATCGAGATGAAGCTCGTCGCCTGTTAACAGATCTAACGGCGGGTCTCCTATATTTGCACAGTTCTGACCCACAACGGGTACACTGGGATCTGACGCCGGCAAATATTTTTGGGGTGGGCGATCGCTGGAAGATTGGTGATTTTGGCCTCACACGTTTGATCCAGTCGCAACAAGGCTAGGGCCAGACCAGTCGGCCTGCGATGCGACCAAGGTATAGGCCACCGGAAGCCTATCGCGGCGAGTATTTCAGGGCGTCAGATATGTGGTCGTTGGGGATTGTGACGGTACGAGTCTTGAGTGGCGATTACCGTTTAATTTCCGCACGGGTGATGAGTTACATCGCTGCATTCTTGACTATATTTTGGCAATTCCCACCTTAGCCAGTCCGTTTGCGGAAATCGTTGAGGGTTGTTTACGACGTGAGCCAAACGATCACTTAACGGCGGCGGAAGTGCAGGCAATTTTAACCCCCGCAGCGCGATCGCAACCGACGCAGCCGCCCAATCCGATTATCTTGCCAAGGCCCCAGGTTTCTCGGCGTTGTATGTTAGCAGGATTAGCGACAAGTGGGGTGGTGGGCGCTGTGGGCTGGGAATTTGCCAGACCGAAGTTGTTACCTCACGCTAATAGAATTCCTGAGGAAAATAGCCCAGTGCCATCGGTACCCCCAGATTCACTAGATCCACCAGCACCAGCAAATTATGTTGAGACGCTGCCATTGGGGGTGCCGCTAGAGATGATTGGCATTCCAGCCGGTGATTTGCTAATGGGATTTACTGAGGATGATTTTGACAAGTTTAAAGCTCAAAATCCGAATTTCCAGCGTGAATGGATACAAGATGGATTTCCACAGCGACGGGTAACTGTACCGGCATTCTGGATGGGAAAATATCCGATTACCCAGGCACAATATCAAGCAATCATAGGTAAAAATCCGTCTAGTTTTAGTGGTTTAGATCGTTCAGTTGAGAGCGTTTCCTGGCATGATGCCCAAGCATTTTGTCAAAGATTGTCGTCAGAAACTGGAAAAAATTATCGGCTACCGAGTGAGGCACACTGGGAATATGCCTGTCGGGCCAAGACGCAAACACTCTTTTCGTTTGGCTTTCGTTTGGCGATAATTTCAGTGACTTGGGAGATTACGGTTGGTATCGCGGTAATTCCAATGGTAAAACTCAACCCGTTGGCCAGAAACAGCCGAATGCGTTTGGGCTATACGATATGCACGGTAATGTTTGGGAGTGGTGTGAGGATGTTTGGCATGAGAATTACCAGGGCGCACCGACGGATGGCAGTGCTTGGGTGACCGGAGGTGATACAAGTAGCCGCGCCGTTCGTGGCGGCTCCTGGAACGGCAATGCCGACAATTTTGCTTCCGGCAACCGCGGCAACTGGGGCGCAGGCGTCAGGGACGACGACCAAGGATTCCGCGTTGTCTTGTTCGTCTGAGTTCCCCTCCCCGCGAGGACTCCCTTCTTTACGCTTTTTAATTTTTGGTTTTTAAAAATTTTTTGCAAAATTGGGGTTTGTAAAGGGGGGTTGAGGGGTCCAAGGGGTTAGTTTTTTTGAACCACCAAGATACGAAGGACACAAAGGAACACCAAGATTGTAGGCGCGGGTTTACCCGAACAGGTGACAACCATCCATTGGGGCAACCAATAAAACCCGCCCTCTAGGGTCAGGCACAGGTCCCACAGGGCGGGTTTAATTGCGATATAATTATTGAACATAAATTTATAATTTTTTCTCAAAACCTGTCTCTACTGAAATTATAACAATGGCAAAATATAATCCGGAAAAACATCATCGTCGATCGATTCATCTAAAAGGATACGATTATACGCAACCTGGATCTTACTTTATTACCATTTGTACCTGGCAACGTCACTGTCTGTTTGGCGAAATTACCCACGGCCAAATGCAATTAAATCGTTACGGCGGAATTGTTCAAAAGCATTGGCAAAATCTTATTCGTCATCATCAATATATGGAATTAGGTGAATTTGTCATTATGCCTAATCATATACACGGCATTCTTATATTAAAAGATGTATCTGAAGAAAGAAAATCTTTAGACATTGAATCCACACTTGTAAAATTAGAGAAGTCTCCTAAAAAAACACGGAATACCAGAAATTATTCGGGGCTTTAAGACATTTTCAGCGCGTCAGATTAATATGGTTCGTGATACACCAGGCGTTCCTGTCTGGCAACGTAATTACTACGAACATATTATTCGCAATCAGCAAGCATACGATAAAATTTATCAATATATATAAAGACAATCCGGTATTATGGGATGTAGATCAATTACATCCAGAATGTCCATCTAAATTGGAATTTTTATAGATTTACAATTTATCTTAAAATCTTAGATCATCCGATCGCTACTTCTTAATCTCTGAACAAAAGCCTGATGCTCAGCCGTTTGCAACCCTGCTTGCACCACTGCTAATAACCGCGATCGCTCATCCTGTAATAGCGCATCTACTGCCAACCATAACCCCGGAAACCCTTGACTGCGGATTACCCCTGCTGTATCCGGGTACAAGCGATCGTACTGCCCCTCTCGCCACACAAACCAGAGCAACTCATTGTCGTAGGTTTGCCAGACAATATATTCCCGTACCCGATTGCGACAATAGGCTCGTAACTTATCATTTAAGTCATAGGCCGCACTACTCGCTGCTACCTCCACAATTAACTCCGGTGCCCCTTCAATATAATCATCCGCTGCAATTACCGACTGTCCCCCAACCGCAGGTTCCAAACGCAGCAACGCATCCGGTTGCGGCTCATTCTCCGCATCCAAACGCACCGTCGCATTATCCTGCAAATCCACACCGGGCGTCGCCAGCCAATAG
This DNA window, taken from Trichothermofontia sichuanensis B231, encodes the following:
- a CDS encoding ribonuclease toxin HepT-like protein, whose product is MTEYLTLSAVIRQKLAELSQIVDRINAIRQRIETTEEDEFYLDAIALNLHGFYTCLEQIFEAIARTIGEGMPTGSHWHQALLLQMSVAVPTVRPAVISQASRQRLDTYRGFRHVVRNVYTFNLEAARVLALAMDLTLCYDQVVADLDQFCQFLDRMGQEPEE
- a CDS encoding protein kinase domain-containing protein — translated: MLTPKSQKNQFFCLLMELAEGSLEQRLDWMRRNFNRDEARRLLTDLTAGLLYLHSSDPQRVHWDLTPANIFGVGDRWKIGDFGLTRLIQSQQG
- a CDS encoding formylglycine-generating enzyme family protein, translated to MGDYGWYRGNSNGKTQPVGQKQPNAFGLYDMHGNVWEWCEDVWHENYQGAPTDGSAWVTGGDTSSRAVRGGSWNGNADNFASGNRGNWGAGVRDDDQGFRVVLFV
- a CDS encoding transposase, which gives rise to MAKYNPEKHHRRSIHLKGYDYTQPGSYFITICTWQRHCLFGEITHGQMQLNRYGGIVQKHWQNLIRHHQYMELGEFVIMPNHIHGILILKDVSEERKSLDIESTLVKLEKSPKKTRNTRNYSGL
- a CDS encoding Uma2 family endonuclease; translation: MSSQAAINIPPLVNGDRLSRAEFEVRYQAALEIRKAELVEGTVYVASPVRAKQHGRPHAAILAWLGAYWLATPGVDLQDNATVRLDAENEPQPDALLRLEPAVGGQSVIAADDYIEGAPELIVEVAASSAAYDLNDKLRAYCRNRVREYIVWQTYDNELLWFVWREGQYDRLYPDTAGVIRSQGFPGLWLAVDALLQDERSRLLAVVQAGLQTAEHQAFVQRLRSSDRMI